Proteins encoded together in one Mycobacterium noviomagense window:
- the ndk gene encoding nucleoside-diphosphate kinase produces MTRAGDDAERTLLLIKPDAVERRLVGEIISRIERKGLTIAALELRAVSDELARQHYAEHEGKAFFASLLEFITSGAVVAAIVQGPRAVAAVRQLAGATDPVASAAPGTIRGDFGLETQFNLVHGSDSADSARREIELWFPGTS; encoded by the coding sequence GTGACACGCGCCGGCGACGATGCAGAGCGGACCCTCCTGTTGATCAAGCCTGACGCCGTCGAGCGGCGGCTGGTTGGCGAGATCATCAGCCGCATCGAGCGCAAAGGCCTCACCATCGCGGCGCTGGAGCTACGAGCTGTCAGCGACGAACTTGCCCGCCAGCACTATGCCGAACATGAAGGCAAAGCGTTCTTCGCATCGTTACTGGAGTTCATCACCTCCGGAGCGGTAGTTGCAGCGATCGTGCAAGGCCCGCGAGCCGTGGCGGCGGTACGGCAGCTCGCCGGTGCCACCGACCCGGTGGCAAGCGCGGCACCCGGCACGATCCGCGGCGACTTCGGGCTGGAAACACAGTTCAACCTGGTGCACGGCTCAGATTCCGCGGATTCTGCCCGCCGCGAGATCGAGCTGTGGTTCCCGGGCACGAGCTAG
- a CDS encoding DUF4233 domain-containing protein, with the protein MTQQPERSDEARPLPPDPWKSFRGVMAGTLILEAVVILLALPVVGAVGGGLTGVSLTYLIGLAAVLLLLVGAQGRSWAIWVDLAVQAAAIAGFAVYPGVGFIGVLFTLVWVLIAYMRAEVRWRQQRGLLPGQRQPPD; encoded by the coding sequence ATGACGCAGCAACCCGAACGCAGCGACGAGGCGCGGCCCCTGCCGCCTGACCCGTGGAAAAGCTTTCGCGGAGTGATGGCCGGCACGCTGATCCTGGAAGCGGTGGTGATCTTGCTGGCGCTGCCAGTGGTCGGCGCTGTCGGCGGCGGACTGACTGGGGTATCGCTGACGTATTTGATCGGGTTGGCGGCGGTTTTGCTCTTGCTCGTGGGAGCGCAGGGCCGGTCCTGGGCCATCTGGGTTGATCTGGCCGTGCAAGCAGCGGCGATTGCCGGGTTCGCGGTGTATCCGGGCGTCGGGTTTATCGGTGTGCTCTTCACTTTGGTGTGGGTGTTGATCGCCTACATGCGCGCCGAGGTGCGGTGGCGGCAGCAGCGGGGCCTGCTGCCCGGACAGCGGCAGCCGCCGGACTGA
- the folC gene encoding bifunctional tetrahydrofolate synthase/dihydrofolate synthase, producing the protein MTSEPLGRPSPEPTPDEMASMLQVEHLLDQRWPETRIEPSLTRISALMDLLGSPHRGYPSIHIAGTNGKTSVARMVDALLRALHRRTGRTTSPHLQSAVERIAIDGLPISPAQYVATYRDIEPYVQMIDQQSEAAGGPAMSKFEVLTAMAFAAFADAPVDVAVVEVGLGGRWDATNVVNAPVAVITPISIDHVEYLGDDLAGIAGEKAGIITKAEGPVDTVAVIARQVPEVMEVLLAQCARADAQVAREDSECAVLDRRVAVGGQLLQLQGLGGVYSDVYLPLHGDHQAHNAAVALAAVEAFFGAGAQRQLDVDAVRAGFAAVTSPGRLERMRSAPTVFIDAAHNPAGAEALARALADEFDFRFLVGVVSMLADKDVGGILAALEPVFDRIVLTHNGSPRALDVQSLALAAEQRFGPDRVVTAENLRDAIDAATALVDDAAVDGDASGTGIVITGSVVTAGAARSLFGRDPE; encoded by the coding sequence ATGACCTCCGAGCCGCTCGGGCGGCCCTCGCCGGAACCCACACCCGACGAGATGGCGTCGATGTTGCAGGTCGAGCACTTGCTCGACCAGCGCTGGCCCGAAACCCGCATCGAGCCGAGCCTGACTCGCATCAGCGCGCTGATGGACCTGCTCGGATCGCCGCACCGCGGCTACCCGTCGATCCATATCGCGGGCACCAACGGCAAAACGTCGGTGGCGCGGATGGTGGACGCGCTGCTGAGAGCGCTGCACCGGCGCACCGGCCGGACCACCAGCCCGCACCTGCAGTCGGCGGTCGAGCGCATCGCGATCGATGGTCTACCGATCAGCCCGGCCCAGTACGTCGCGACGTATCGCGATATCGAGCCCTACGTCCAGATGATCGACCAGCAGTCGGAGGCCGCCGGCGGGCCGGCGATGAGCAAGTTCGAAGTGCTCACTGCGATGGCGTTCGCCGCGTTCGCCGATGCCCCGGTCGACGTCGCGGTGGTGGAGGTCGGTCTCGGTGGCCGCTGGGACGCCACCAACGTCGTCAATGCGCCGGTGGCCGTCATCACCCCGATCAGCATCGACCACGTCGAATATCTCGGCGACGACCTCGCCGGCATCGCCGGTGAAAAGGCGGGCATCATCACAAAAGCCGAGGGTCCCGTCGACACGGTCGCGGTCATCGCCCGCCAGGTGCCGGAGGTGATGGAGGTGTTGTTGGCGCAGTGTGCGCGCGCCGATGCCCAGGTCGCCCGGGAGGACTCCGAATGCGCCGTGCTGGACCGCCGGGTCGCCGTCGGCGGTCAGCTGCTGCAACTGCAGGGCCTCGGCGGCGTCTACTCCGACGTGTACCTGCCGCTGCACGGCGACCACCAAGCCCATAACGCGGCCGTGGCGCTCGCGGCTGTCGAGGCGTTCTTCGGCGCCGGGGCACAGCGCCAACTCGACGTCGACGCCGTCCGCGCCGGGTTCGCCGCCGTGACCAGCCCGGGCCGGCTGGAGCGCATGCGCAGCGCACCGACGGTGTTCATCGACGCTGCGCACAATCCCGCCGGGGCCGAGGCCCTCGCGCGGGCATTGGCCGACGAATTCGACTTCCGCTTCCTGGTCGGTGTGGTCAGCATGCTGGCGGACAAGGATGTCGGCGGCATCCTCGCCGCGCTGGAACCGGTGTTCGACCGAATCGTCTTGACCCACAACGGATCGCCGCGGGCACTTGATGTCCAGTCGCTGGCGCTAGCGGCCGAGCAGCGCTTCGGCCCGGACCGGGTGGTCACCGCCGAGAACCTGCGCGATGCCATCGACGCCGCGACCGCGCTGGTCGACGACGCCGCCGTCGACGGGGACGCGTCCGGTACTGGCATCGTGATCACCGGCTCCGTGGTCACCGCCGGCGCTGCGCGCAGTTTGTTTGGTCGAGACCCCGAATGA
- a CDS encoding valine--tRNA ligase, with amino-acid sequence MTPNPKPAVSAAAEALPKSWDPGAVESTIYQGWVDAGYFTADPASTKPGFSIVLPPPNVTGSLHMGHALEHTLMDALTRRKRMQGYEVLWLPGTDHAGIATQSVVENQLALDGKTKEGLGRERFIETVWRWKRDSGGAIGAQMRRLGDGVDWSRDRFTLDEGLSRAVRTIFKRLYDAGLIYQAERLVNWSPVLETAISDLEVNYEDVEGELVSFRYGSLDDSEPHIVVATTRVETMLGDTAIAVHPDDERYRHLVGTNLPHPFVDRTLVVVADEHVDPEFGTGAVKVTPAHDPNDFEIGLRHQLPMPTIMDTKGRIADTGTQFDGMDRFEARVAVREALAAQGRIVEEKRPYLHSVGHSERSGEPIEPRLSLQWWVRVESLAKAAGDAVRNGQTVIHPASMEPRWFGWVDDMHDWCISRQLWWGHRIPIWYGPNGEKVCVGPDEAPPEGWEQDPDVLDTWFSSALWPFSTMGWPERTPELETFYPTSVLVTGYDILFFWVARMMMFGTFVGGDDAITLDGRRGPQVPFTNVFLHGLIRDEFGRKMSKSKGNVVDPLDWLDKFGADALRFALARGASPGGDLTIGEDHVRASRNFGTKLFNATRFALLNGARPAPLPDPADLTDADRWILGRLEEVRAEVDSAFDGYEFSRACESLYHFTWDEFCDWYVELAKTQLADGITHTTAVLAAVLDTLLRLLHPVIPFLTEALWTTLTGQESLVIADWPQPSGIALDPVAAQRITDMQKLVTEIRRFRSDQGLADRQKVPARLSGIDGADLTSQVPAVTSLAWLTAPGPDFNASASLEVRLSDSTVVVELDTSGTIDVAAERRRLEKDLAAAQKELESTTAKLANQDFLAKAPPAVVEKIRDRQQVARDETDRIAARLAGLQ; translated from the coding sequence GTGACCCCCAACCCGAAGCCCGCTGTTAGCGCTGCGGCTGAAGCCTTGCCGAAGTCGTGGGACCCGGGCGCGGTCGAGAGCACGATCTATCAGGGCTGGGTGGACGCCGGATACTTCACCGCTGACCCGGCCAGCACCAAACCGGGTTTTTCCATCGTGCTGCCACCGCCCAATGTGACCGGCAGCCTCCACATGGGGCACGCGCTGGAGCACACCCTGATGGATGCCTTGACTCGCCGCAAGCGCATGCAGGGATATGAAGTGCTGTGGCTGCCGGGTACGGATCACGCCGGGATCGCCACCCAAAGCGTGGTGGAAAACCAGCTCGCGCTCGACGGCAAGACCAAAGAAGGCTTGGGCCGCGAGCGGTTCATCGAGACGGTGTGGCGATGGAAGCGTGACTCCGGCGGCGCAATCGGCGCCCAGATGCGCCGCCTTGGCGACGGCGTCGACTGGAGCCGCGACCGGTTCACCCTCGACGAGGGCCTTTCGCGCGCGGTGCGGACGATCTTCAAACGGCTCTACGACGCCGGACTGATCTACCAGGCCGAGCGGCTGGTGAACTGGTCACCGGTGCTGGAAACGGCCATCTCCGATCTCGAGGTCAACTACGAAGACGTCGAAGGCGAGCTGGTGTCGTTTCGATACGGCTCGCTCGACGACTCCGAACCCCACATCGTCGTGGCCACCACCCGGGTCGAAACGATGCTGGGCGACACCGCGATAGCGGTGCATCCCGACGACGAGCGCTACCGCCACCTGGTCGGCACCAACCTGCCGCACCCTTTCGTCGACCGAACCCTGGTCGTCGTCGCCGACGAGCATGTCGACCCCGAATTCGGCACTGGCGCAGTCAAAGTCACCCCCGCGCACGACCCCAACGACTTCGAGATCGGATTGCGGCACCAATTGCCGATGCCCACGATCATGGACACCAAGGGCCGAATAGCCGACACTGGAACACAATTCGACGGCATGGACCGATTCGAAGCCCGCGTAGCGGTGCGGGAGGCGCTGGCGGCGCAAGGCCGCATCGTCGAAGAGAAGCGCCCGTACCTGCACAGCGTCGGGCATTCCGAGCGCAGCGGCGAGCCGATCGAGCCGCGGCTCTCACTGCAGTGGTGGGTGCGGGTGGAGTCGCTGGCCAAAGCGGCTGGCGACGCTGTCCGCAACGGACAGACGGTGATTCACCCAGCCAGCATGGAGCCCCGCTGGTTCGGCTGGGTCGACGACATGCACGACTGGTGCATCTCGCGTCAGCTGTGGTGGGGCCACCGTATCCCGATCTGGTACGGGCCCAACGGCGAAAAAGTGTGCGTCGGTCCCGACGAAGCCCCGCCCGAAGGTTGGGAGCAAGACCCCGACGTGTTGGACACCTGGTTCTCCTCTGCATTGTGGCCGTTTTCGACGATGGGCTGGCCCGAGCGCACGCCTGAGCTGGAAACGTTCTATCCGACAAGCGTTTTGGTCACCGGGTACGACATCCTGTTCTTTTGGGTGGCCCGGATGATGATGTTCGGCACCTTTGTCGGCGGCGACGACGCCATCACCCTCGACGGCCGTCGCGGACCACAGGTGCCGTTCACCAACGTGTTCCTGCACGGGCTGATCCGCGACGAGTTCGGCCGCAAGATGAGCAAGTCCAAAGGCAACGTCGTGGATCCGTTGGACTGGCTGGACAAGTTCGGGGCCGACGCGCTGCGGTTCGCGCTGGCCCGCGGTGCCAGTCCCGGCGGTGACCTGACCATCGGCGAAGACCACGTGCGGGCCTCGCGAAACTTCGGCACCAAGCTGTTCAACGCCACCCGGTTCGCGCTGCTCAACGGTGCCCGCCCGGCGCCGCTGCCCGACCCCGCCGACTTGACCGATGCCGATCGATGGATCCTTGGACGGTTGGAAGAGGTTCGCGCCGAAGTCGATTCGGCTTTCGACGGCTACGAGTTCAGCCGCGCCTGCGAATCTCTCTACCACTTCACCTGGGACGAGTTCTGCGACTGGTACGTCGAACTGGCCAAGACGCAGCTTGCCGACGGCATCACGCACACCACCGCTGTGCTGGCCGCCGTGCTCGACACGTTGCTGCGGCTGCTGCATCCGGTGATCCCGTTTCTGACCGAGGCGCTGTGGACCACACTGACCGGTCAGGAGTCGCTGGTGATCGCCGACTGGCCGCAGCCGTCCGGGATTGCCCTGGATCCGGTTGCCGCGCAGCGCATCACGGACATGCAAAAGCTGGTGACCGAGATTCGGCGGTTCCGCAGCGACCAAGGACTGGCCGACCGACAGAAAGTGCCTGCCCGGCTGTCGGGTATCGACGGCGCGGATCTGACCAGCCAAGTGCCGGCGGTGACGTCGCTGGCGTGGTTGACCGCGCCCGGGCCGGACTTTAACGCGTCGGCGTCGCTGGAGGTGCGGCTGAGCGACAGCACCGTCGTCGTCGAACTCGACACCTCCGGCACCATCGACGTCGCCGCCGAACGTCGCCGGCTCGAAAAGGATTTGGCCGCAGCGCAAAAGGAACTCGAGTCGACGACAGCCAAACTGGCCAACCAGGACTTCCTGGCCAAAGCGCCTCCGGCGGTCGTCGAGAAGATCCGTGACCGCCAACAGGTGGCCCGCGACGAAACCGACCGGATTGCGGCCAGGCTGGCCGGGCTGCAATGA
- a CDS encoding LysM peptidoglycan-binding domain-containing protein, whose amino-acid sequence MGDTLNAGQKLVRGESLTSNNGAYTLTLQDDGNLVLAVRGKAIWATGTNGQDVVRAEVQPDGNFVLYTADKPVWATNTKGKKNPRLVLQDDRNLVLYADDGAAWSTKTETDAPPPPAPEEPAAAAAPAAQEAAPEPEAAPAEAPPAPEPAEPAARTYTVESGDTLWAIAERFYGDGGKYQVIADASGVPNPDLIQPGQVLTIP is encoded by the coding sequence GTGGGAGACACACTGAATGCGGGACAGAAGTTAGTAAGGGGAGAGTCGCTCACCTCCAACAACGGGGCCTATACCTTGACGCTGCAAGATGACGGCAACCTGGTGCTGGCGGTGCGCGGCAAGGCCATTTGGGCCACGGGGACCAACGGTCAAGACGTGGTGCGTGCGGAGGTCCAACCGGACGGCAACTTCGTGCTCTACACCGCGGACAAGCCAGTGTGGGCCACCAACACCAAGGGCAAGAAGAACCCCCGTCTCGTGCTACAGGACGACCGCAACCTGGTGCTCTACGCCGACGACGGGGCAGCATGGTCCACCAAGACCGAGACTGATGCGCCGCCGCCTCCGGCTCCCGAAGAGCCGGCCGCTGCGGCGGCACCCGCTGCGCAAGAGGCTGCTCCCGAACCAGAAGCGGCCCCGGCCGAGGCGCCGCCGGCACCCGAGCCAGCTGAACCGGCCGCCCGGACGTACACCGTCGAATCCGGCGACACCCTGTGGGCCATCGCGGAGCGCTTTTACGGCGACGGCGGCAAATACCAGGTCATCGCCGACGCCAGCGGGGTCCCGAACCCGGACCTGATTCAACCCGGGCAGGTGCTGACGATCCCCTGA
- a CDS encoding DUF937 domain-containing protein: MAGLDDLFAQIPTREIASRLGADEAEVNNAIHTLVPVLVGGAHENAQNFDKASDIESAASSHAARGLLDTGATVDQLDKSDGQNAIATIFGGADSSQVAAALSGAGGGNSELIQKLLPILAPIVLAYIGKQLSDKKSPAQEQASGGALGEVLGSILSGASGGKGNRSLGSILGDAVGSKAGDILGGLLGGKNKK; this comes from the coding sequence ATGGCTGGTCTCGATGATCTTTTCGCACAGATTCCAACACGCGAAATCGCAAGCAGGTTAGGCGCTGACGAAGCAGAAGTGAACAACGCGATTCACACATTGGTTCCCGTGCTCGTCGGTGGAGCGCACGAAAATGCGCAAAATTTCGACAAAGCGTCAGACATCGAGTCGGCGGCCAGCAGCCATGCTGCACGAGGGCTGCTGGATACCGGTGCCACGGTGGATCAACTCGACAAGTCCGACGGTCAGAATGCGATAGCGACGATCTTTGGGGGCGCTGACAGCAGTCAGGTGGCCGCGGCGCTGTCGGGCGCTGGTGGCGGCAACAGTGAGTTGATCCAGAAGCTCTTGCCGATCCTGGCACCGATTGTGTTGGCGTACATCGGTAAACAACTCAGCGACAAGAAATCTCCCGCACAGGAGCAGGCTTCCGGGGGCGCCCTTGGCGAGGTGCTGGGCAGCATCCTCAGTGGAGCCTCGGGCGGCAAAGGCAACAGGTCGTTGGGCAGCATCCTCGGCGATGCGGTGGGAAGCAAAGCGGGCGACATACTCGGCGGCTTGCTCGGCGGCAAGAACAAGAAATAA
- a CDS encoding saccharopine dehydrogenase family protein: protein MTASQREFDIVLYGATGFVGKLTAEYLARAGSGARIALAGRSTDRLRAARETLGELAQSWPLVQADAASPSTLDAMATRTQVVITTVGPYTRYGLPLVAACAAAGTDYADLTGEAMFVRNSIDQYHKQAVDTGARIVHACGFDSIPSDLSVYALYRAARDDGAGELTDTHFVLRRFAGGLSGGTIASMMEVLHSASTDPDARRLLADPYTLSPDRTAEPDVGPQPDLPLRRGRDIAPELAGTWTAGFMMAPYNTRIVRRSNALLDYAYGRQFRYAEHMSLGSSRVAPAASALVTGAGIAVFGLGSRYFRLLPRRLVERLAPKPGTGPSAAARERGYYHAETYATTTTGARYRATIEQQGDPGYKATSVLLGESGLALALDRDKLSDLRGVLTPTAAMGDALMARFPAAGVSLQTSRL, encoded by the coding sequence GTGACAGCATCGCAGCGCGAATTCGACATCGTCTTGTACGGGGCGACCGGCTTTGTCGGAAAGCTGACCGCCGAATACCTGGCCAGAGCGGGATCGGGTGCCCGTATTGCGCTGGCCGGCCGGTCGACCGACCGGTTACGTGCAGCGCGCGAAACTCTTGGCGAGTTAGCGCAGTCCTGGCCGCTGGTGCAGGCCGACGCCGCTTCCCCGTCGACGCTGGATGCGATGGCGACGCGCACCCAAGTGGTGATCACCACCGTCGGCCCGTACACCCGCTACGGGTTGCCACTGGTGGCCGCATGCGCGGCGGCAGGCACCGATTACGCCGACCTCACCGGTGAGGCGATGTTCGTGCGCAACAGCATCGACCAGTACCATAAACAGGCCGTCGACACCGGCGCACGCATCGTGCATGCGTGCGGATTCGATTCCATCCCTTCGGATTTGAGTGTCTATGCGCTGTACCGCGCGGCACGCGACGACGGCGCCGGCGAACTCACCGACACCCATTTCGTGTTGCGCCGCTTCGCCGGCGGATTATCCGGCGGCACCATCGCCTCGATGATGGAGGTGCTGCACAGCGCTTCCACCGATCCCGACGCACGGCGCCTGCTCGCCGATCCGTACACGCTGAGTCCCGACCGCACCGCCGAACCCGACGTGGGCCCGCAGCCGGATCTGCCCTTGCGCCGCGGCCGCGACATCGCCCCGGAACTGGCCGGGACGTGGACCGCGGGATTCATGATGGCACCGTATAACACTCGAATTGTTCGGCGCAGCAACGCATTACTGGACTACGCGTACGGCAGGCAATTCCGCTACGCCGAGCACATGAGTCTGGGCTCCTCGCGGGTTGCCCCCGCGGCGTCCGCTTTGGTCACCGGCGCAGGCATCGCGGTGTTCGGGCTGGGCAGCCGTTATTTCCGGCTGCTGCCGCGGCGGCTGGTCGAACGGCTGGCGCCCAAACCCGGCACCGGCCCCAGCGCCGCCGCCCGGGAACGCGGCTACTACCACGCCGAGACCTATGCCACCACGACCACCGGCGCGCGTTATCGGGCGACCATCGAGCAGCAGGGCGATCCGGGCTACAAGGCGACCTCGGTGTTGTTGGGGGAGAGCGGCTTGGCGCTCGCGTTAGACCGGGACAAGCTCTCCGACCTACGCGGCGTGCTCACTCCGACGGCCGCGATGGGCGACGCGCTGATGGCGCGTTTCCCGGCCGCCGGGGTGTCACTGCAGACCAGTCGGCTCTGA
- a CDS encoding S9 family peptidase, producing the protein MTATAFDNLDDYLALPRVAGLAVSADGSRVVTTVARLNDKRSEYVTAIWEVDPAGRTPARRLTRSAHGESSPAFTADGDLLFVSSRTTSDKADGKDKPPASLWRLPASGGEAVEVLAMPGGVSVVQSARSAEVTVVGAPLLPAADDVDDDRRLRDLRKDLKVTAILHAGYPVRYWDKDLGPDEPHLLEVSGPRDLTPQPGVALREAGFDVSADGRFLVTTWRVAGAGPSARSVLLRVDIESGERTVIADDPGADLEHPAISPDCSAVAFTRETIATPDCAPRRTLQCLRFGEEPVSVAAEWDRWPASLTWSKDGASLIVTADQAGRAPVFAVDLTTSTITQLTCDDFAYSDVTAAPGGVLYALRSSYATPPHPVRIDPDGGVTVLPCVELPALRGTLEEANATTADGFTVRSWLVLPDNPTPAPLLLWIHGGPLGSWNSWSWRWNPWLMAAQGYAVLLPDPGLSTGYGQEFIQRGWGAWGAEPFDDLMTATDAICAHPRVDATRIAAMGGSFGGYMANWVAGHTDRFAAIVTHASLWALDQFWPTTDLAYYWRREMTPQMAATHSPHRFVERISTPMLVIHGDKDYRVPVGEALRLWYDLLANSGLPAGADGRSPHRFLYFPSENHWVLGPQHAKIWYDVVIAFLAEHVLGKTGKLPETLGVASVR; encoded by the coding sequence ATGACCGCAACGGCGTTTGACAACCTCGATGACTACCTCGCGCTGCCGCGGGTAGCCGGTCTGGCGGTCTCAGCCGACGGCTCGCGAGTAGTCACCACGGTGGCTAGGCTCAACGACAAACGCAGCGAATACGTCACTGCGATCTGGGAAGTCGACCCGGCGGGCCGGACGCCTGCGCGCAGGTTGACCCGCTCGGCCCACGGTGAGTCGTCGCCGGCGTTCACCGCCGACGGCGATCTGCTGTTCGTCTCGTCGCGGACCACATCCGACAAGGCGGACGGTAAGGACAAACCGCCCGCCTCGCTGTGGCGGTTGCCGGCCAGCGGCGGTGAAGCCGTCGAGGTGCTCGCCATGCCGGGCGGCGTCTCCGTGGTACAGAGTGCTCGCAGCGCCGAGGTGACAGTGGTCGGCGCGCCGCTGCTGCCGGCTGCCGACGACGTCGATGACGATCGGCGGCTGCGCGACCTCCGCAAAGACTTGAAGGTGACGGCGATCTTGCATGCGGGATATCCGGTTCGCTACTGGGACAAGGACCTCGGCCCGGACGAGCCTCACCTGCTCGAGGTGAGCGGCCCGCGTGATCTGACCCCGCAACCCGGTGTGGCGCTACGCGAAGCCGGATTCGACGTCAGTGCCGATGGTCGATTCTTGGTGACTACTTGGCGCGTCGCCGGGGCGGGGCCCAGCGCGCGCTCGGTGCTGCTGCGAGTCGACATCGAATCCGGCGAACGCACCGTCATCGCCGACGATCCCGGCGCAGATCTGGAGCATCCGGCGATCTCCCCGGACTGCTCGGCGGTGGCCTTCACCCGCGAAACGATCGCCACTCCCGATTGCGCGCCGCGAAGAACGTTGCAGTGCTTACGGTTTGGTGAAGAACCGGTTTCCGTCGCTGCGGAGTGGGATCGCTGGCCGGCATCGCTGACCTGGTCGAAAGACGGCGCCTCGCTTATCGTCACCGCCGACCAGGCCGGCCGCGCGCCGGTGTTCGCCGTCGATTTGACCACATCGACGATCACCCAGCTCACCTGTGACGACTTCGCCTACAGCGACGTCACGGCCGCGCCCGGCGGGGTGCTGTATGCACTGCGCAGCTCGTATGCGACGCCACCGCACCCGGTGCGGATCGACCCCGATGGCGGCGTCACCGTACTGCCGTGCGTTGAATTGCCTGCGTTGCGAGGAACTTTGGAAGAGGCCAACGCCACCACTGCCGATGGGTTCACCGTGCGCTCGTGGCTGGTGCTTCCTGACAACCCCACGCCGGCACCGCTGCTGCTGTGGATTCACGGCGGTCCGCTGGGCAGCTGGAACAGCTGGTCATGGCGATGGAACCCGTGGTTGATGGCGGCCCAGGGCTACGCTGTGCTGCTGCCCGACCCTGGGTTATCCACCGGCTACGGGCAGGAGTTCATCCAGCGCGGCTGGGGAGCCTGGGGCGCGGAGCCGTTCGACGACTTGATGACAGCCACCGACGCAATTTGCGCTCACCCGCGCGTCGACGCCACCCGCATCGCGGCGATGGGCGGATCGTTCGGGGGGTACATGGCCAACTGGGTGGCCGGCCACACCGACCGGTTCGCCGCAATCGTCACCCATGCCAGCCTGTGGGCGCTGGACCAATTCTGGCCGACCACTGACCTCGCCTACTACTGGCGGCGCGAGATGACACCGCAAATGGCCGCGACCCACTCGCCGCACCGCTTCGTCGAGCGGATCAGCACCCCGATGCTGGTTATCCACGGCGACAAGGACTACCGGGTACCGGTCGGCGAAGCCCTTCGACTGTGGTACGACCTGCTGGCCAACTCTGGCCTGCCTGCCGGCGCGGACGGCCGCAGCCCGCATCGCTTCTTGTACTTCCCGTCCGAAAACCACTGGGTGCTGGGCCCACAGCACGCCAAGATCTGGTACGACGTCGTCATCGCGTTTTTGGCCGAACACGTGCTCGGCAAGACCGGCAAACTGCCCGAAACCCTCGGAGTAGCGTCAGTCCGGTGA
- a CDS encoding transglycosylase family protein produces MKNVHKTLIFAGIAGFLAAAPTAPFIASAYAEGEAWDANAALGTAPDGLVTDAAAAEAPEAPAPEAPEAPAPEAPEAPAPEAPAPAPEEAAPAPDAPAPAPEAPPAPPVRAYSVNWDAIAQCESGGNWSINTGNGFAGGLQFTQSTWSANGGSGSPHNASREEQMRVAENVLRTQGIGAWPVCGKRG; encoded by the coding sequence TTGAAGAACGTCCACAAGACGCTCATCTTTGCGGGGATCGCAGGGTTTCTCGCCGCGGCGCCGACTGCGCCGTTCATCGCGAGCGCCTATGCGGAAGGCGAGGCCTGGGACGCCAACGCGGCCCTCGGCACCGCTCCCGATGGGCTGGTAACCGACGCGGCGGCTGCTGAGGCTCCTGAGGCGCCCGCGCCTGAGGCTCCCGAGGCACCCGCTCCCGAGGCACCTGAGGCCCCTGCGCCCGAGGCTCCTGCCCCGGCTCCGGAGGAGGCTGCTCCTGCGCCCGACGCACCGGCCCCCGCTCCGGAGGCGCCTCCTGCCCCGCCGGTCAGGGCGTACAGCGTCAACTGGGACGCGATCGCGCAGTGTGAGTCCGGCGGGAACTGGTCGATCAACACCGGCAACGGCTTCGCCGGTGGCCTGCAGTTCACGCAGAGCACCTGGTCGGCGAACGGTGGTTCGGGATCCCCGCACAACGCGAGCCGCGAGGAGCAGATGCGGGTGGCCGAGAACGTCCTGCGTACCCAGGGCATAGGCGCTTGGCCGGTCTGCGGCAAACGCGGCTGA
- the mobA gene encoding molybdenum cofactor guanylyltransferase, whose amino-acid sequence MARISTQPIALAGVVLAGGASRRMGRDKATLPLPGPVPGSTAATNERPGTITMVEHVVGVAGQRCKPVFVVAAPGQRLPTLPAQVVRDEARGLGPLIATGRGLRAAAEAGATHAFVCAVDMPLLTTDLIDELANRAAQVDADVVLPWDGRDHYLAAVYRTELTERIDALVAAGERAMRALVDSVDAQRVVVSDSRALANVNSADDLNTLLQPSR is encoded by the coding sequence GTGGCGCGAATCTCGACCCAGCCAATCGCGTTGGCGGGGGTGGTATTGGCTGGCGGTGCATCGCGCCGAATGGGCCGAGACAAGGCCACATTGCCGTTGCCCGGTCCGGTTCCCGGATCGACCGCTGCAACGAACGAGCGCCCCGGCACCATCACGATGGTCGAACACGTCGTCGGTGTTGCCGGTCAGCGGTGCAAGCCGGTTTTCGTAGTAGCCGCGCCGGGTCAACGGTTGCCGACGTTGCCGGCCCAGGTGGTGCGCGACGAAGCGCGTGGACTCGGGCCACTGATCGCGACCGGGCGGGGGCTTCGAGCCGCCGCCGAAGCCGGCGCCACCCACGCGTTCGTGTGCGCTGTCGATATGCCACTTCTGACGACCGATCTGATCGACGAGTTGGCCAACCGGGCCGCACAGGTGGACGCCGATGTGGTCTTGCCATGGGATGGCCGCGACCACTACCTGGCCGCGGTCTACCGCACCGAGTTGACCGAGCGCATCGATGCGCTGGTAGCGGCTGGGGAGCGCGCGATGCGCGCGTTGGTCGACAGCGTCGACGCTCAACGGGTCGTGGTGTCGGACTCGCGAGCGCTGGCCAACGTCAATTCGGCTGACGATCTGAACACTCTGCTGCAGCCCAGTCGCTGA